From a single Nicotiana tomentosiformis chromosome 2, ASM39032v3, whole genome shotgun sequence genomic region:
- the LOC104086555 gene encoding nucleolar complex-associated protein 2 — protein MGTKNKASKKLSKKSSGVEENTDEVMPKSSTKQNVMSHVEQLKRLQEKDPEFYQFLQEHDKELLEFDDEDIDDDAETEMDGDEIEEADEGDEFDTEQLVHADGKEVKASTNVITSAMLDSWCGSIHENRSSGAIRSLMRAFRTACHYGDDAGEDAKSKWSTMSSSVFNKIMLFVLKEMDGILRGLLKLPTSGGQKQMIKDISNTKRWKSNNHLVKSYLGNALHVLNQMTDTEMISFTLRRLRFSSVFLAAFPVLLRKYMKVLLHFWGTGGGALPVVSFLFLRDLCMQLGSDCIDECIRGMYKAYLLNCQFMSATKLQHIQFLGNCFVELLRADLPNAYQHAFVFIRQLAMILREAHSGGTKTKKSSQKTNQSSKEAHNTKAKESFLKVYQWKYIHCLELWTAAICAYSSEPDFRPLAYPLTQIISGAARLVPTARYFPLRLRCIKMLNRIAASTNSFVPVSTLLLDMLEIKELHRPPTGGVGKAIDFRTVLRVSKLTLKTRAFQEACVLSVVEELAEHLAHWSYSVAFFELSFVPVVRLRNFCKSTNVERFRRETRQIIREIEANSEYTNKKRTTVSFLPNDPAAASFLEDDKNAGVSPLSKYVAMLRQRAQQRNDSLKESSVLVGQNSAVFGTKITESDDDDDDDDGKDSKGDAVFSSSWLPAGNTKAEQSTEEKQKKKKRRKELQDETAFDEDIVEDFILSSDDEDGSVSDTPSDEEVSIKQKSSVEPSKKKGKSHGKKNRKRKRSKAVASAV, from the exons ATGGGAACGAAGAACAAAG CATCAAAAAAATTGAGCAAAAAATCCTCTGGGGTTGAAGAAAATACAGATGAAGTGATGCCTAAATCATCTACGAAGCAAAATGTGATGTCACATGTGGAGCAGTTGAAAAGACTCCAAGAAAAG GATCCTGAGTTTTATCAATTCTTGCAAGAGCATGACAAGGAACTCCTTGAATTTGACGACGAGGATATTGAT GATGATGCCGAGACTGAAATGGATGGCGACGAAATAGAAGAAGCTGATGAAGGTGATGAATTTGACACTGAACAACTTGTTCATGCAGATGGAAAGGAGGTCAAGGCATCCACAAATGTCATCACTAGTGCAATGTTGGACTCCTGGTGTGGTTCTATTCATGAAAATAGGAGTTCGGGGGCTATTAGGTCTCTCATGAGAGCTTTCCGAACAGCTTGTCATTACGGTGATGATGCTGGTGAAGATGCTAAGTCAAAGTGGAGTACCATGTCTAGTAGTGTGTTCAACAAGATAATGTTATTTGTTCTAAAAGAAATGGACGGAATTCTTCGTGGCCTGTTGAAATTACCAACTTCTGGTGGGCAGAAGCAGATGATAAAGGATATATCCAATACTAAACGTTGGAAGAGCAACAACCACTTGGTGAAATCATATCTCGGAAATGCTCTACATGTTCTAAACCAGATGACTGATACAGAAATGATATCATTTACATTACGAAGACTCAGATTCTCATCTGTATTTTTGGCTGCTTTTCCAGTTCTTTTAAGGAAATATATGAAG GTTCTTCTTCATTTCTGGGGTACAGGCGGAGGTGCACTACCAGTTGTCTCTTTTCTGTTTCTAAGAGACCTGTGTATGCAGCTTGGTTCTGATTGCATTGACGAGTGCATTAGAGGAATGTATAAAGCTTATTTGTTGAACTGCCAATTCATGAGTGCAACTAAGCTGCAGCATATTCAGTTTCTTGGTAATTGTTTCGTTGAACTACTTAGGGCGGATCTTCCCAATGCTTACCAGCATGCCTTTGTTTTCATTCGGCAATTAGCAATGATTTTACGGGAAGCACATAGTGGTGGTACTAAGACCAAG AAATCGTCTCAAAAGACTAACCAATCATCCAAGGAAGCACACAATACTAAGGCCAAG GAGTCATTTCTGAAGGTTTACCAGTGGAAGTATATACATTGTCTTGAGCTGTGGACTGCAGCTATCTGTGCTTACAGTTCAGAACCAGATTTTAGGCCCCTGGCTTATCCACTGACACAAATAATTTCTGGAGCAGCACGTTTGGTTCCAACTGCTCGCTATTTTCCTCTTAGATTGCGATGCATCAAAATGCTCAACAGAATTGCTGCCTCCACCAATTCTTTTGTTCCTGTTTCCACGCTCCTTTTAGACATGCTGGAGATAAAAGAATTGCATAGGCCTCCAACAGGGGGAGTTGGAAAAGCCATAGATTTTCGTACTGTTTTAAGG GTTAGCAAACTTACGTTGAAAACGAGAGCATTTCAGGAAGCATGTGTTTTATCTGTGGTTGAGGAGCTTGCTGAGCATCTTGCTCATTGGAGCTACTCAGTTGCTTTCTTTGAGCTGTCTTTTGTCCCTGTTGTTAGGTTGCGCAACTTCTGCAAGTCCACCAATGTCGAAAGATTCCGTCGTGAAACAAGGCAAATCATTCGCGAG ATTGAAGCCAATTCAGAGTACACAAACAAGAAACGCACGACAGTTTCATTTCTACCTAATGACCCAGCGGCAGCATCTTTTCTTGAG GATGATAAGAATGCAGGAGTGAGTCCTCTATCAAAATATGTCGCCATGCTCCGACAGAGAGCACAACAGAGAAACGATTCATTAAAGGAATCCAG TGTACTTGTTGGTCAAAACTCAGCCGTCTTTGGGACTAAGATAACTGAaagtgatgatgatgacgacgatgatgatgGTAAAGATAGCAAAGGAGATGCTGTCTTCAGTTCTTCTTGGCTACCTGCAGGCAATACCAA GGCCGAGCAGTCTACAGAggagaaacaaaagaaaaagaagagaaggaAGGAGCTGCAAGATGAGACTGCTTTTGATGAAGACATTGTAGAGGATTTTATCCTCAGTTCTGATGATGAGGACGGTTCCGTGAGTGACACCCCCTCCGACGAAGAAGTTAGCATAAAACAGAAGTCATCTGTAGAGCCTTCAAAGAAGAAAGGGAAATCTCATGGGAAAAAGAACAGGAAAAGGAAGCGATCCAAAGCAGTAGCATCTGCTGTCTGA